The Raphanus sativus cultivar WK10039 chromosome 2, ASM80110v3, whole genome shotgun sequence DNA segment AAATTTGAATTAGAAATGGTTTGATTCGTTCTAAATCCATCTAAAATGGTAtaaatcaatacaaatcgaTTTAAGTTGGCTAAATTAAATAACTTCAAATTAATtgtgattaaaattttatatcatctTCGCCATCAGTTTGTCTATAAACAatcattttttcaattttgtttcttttatatatctaGTTTTTAAACATTTCATGAGAGTAGTTTTTTAATCAAACACAAAATTTTGGCTTTAATTAGTATAACTGCGGAACGGCAGAAACACATTTGAAACGCGATTCCGCGACTTTTTTACCAATCAGATAAATATGTGGAATCTAAAGGAAAACGCCATTCCACAGTTTTTGagtttttgctaaaaaaaaatcaagtaaaTGTGCATTAAGTGAGTAAGTGTGTTTTTTTCACTTATCTGTCGaaattgtttgaaaattaattattctcCTCCTCTCTTTTACGTAAAGCATTCATACAACCAACTACTTTGACATTTACATGAGAAAGTAATTAACTCATGCAACTACTTCTTCTATCACATATACCTTTTTCTATCACACGAAAAATTAATAACTGATCACATCAtccatagttttttttaatctattatgAATGTATCCAAATTAAATGAACAATAATggtatgtaataaaaataaaatttaaactattgTTGTTAAGCAATTCCACAAAAGTCAATCCAATCAcaaattatttttgttccacAATTTTTTTCAGCAAGTTTTAAATTCCACAACTTTTATTCAGCAAGACAGTTAATTTTCCGCCATTCCGCAATTACTCTAGTGTTAGCAATCAAAGCCTTTATGTAATAGaatgtactccctccgtttcataatatttgtcgttctaagtctttgcacacagattaagaaaacatttaattttacatatttccaaaataaaaatactattaccaatacacatcaaccaatataaaaatagaatagagaatattttcaataaattttgcattgaaaaccgaaaacgacacttattttgaaacaaaaattttgctctagaacgacatataatttgaaacggagggagtaataaataagtaaatagtTTGTTCATGTTTACGTCCCGTCTAGATTCTGAATAATttgcatagtttttttttattcaaaaatttgcATACTTGTTACTTGTTAGTTCTCTATATATAGAATATCTAATTGTTTCTTAACGTAACATTGACCAAAATAATTGGATAATgaatttattcatcaaaaacGAACTACCGATTGTGTATCTTCAGTATCGAATCTTGAATGACATACACtgtttaaaaatcataaaaacagcAAACAGTTATATAAACCGTATCAAACAACACTTATTACAAATCACTTGTTTTAGAAATATGATTCAGAACTATATTTTCCAAGTGAATATAGTACTTTTATATACTAGATTTGAACGTCTATCATCCGGGATAATTTATTATAGCACCATGATATGATAACGTATTAGTTTGTATCATTGTATCTGTTCATTAGATATATGCACAAAGTGTTAGGTATCTCAGCTCTGTTCTTTGCATACCAGTCACCACCTATTGTTCTTAAGACTTGAAGGCGCCTTACTAACGACTTCCTTTTTCAATTGAACATACCAAGCAATGTACTAGAAACTACGTCCACATTTACACATTTACGtgacttttcttttgttaaaactatataatttatttgtttgcaaaaaaaaaactatataatttaatttatctgCGACCTAGAAAATGCGTGGGAACTATGAAATGTCACAAACTTTTCTTTGTAAATTCCTCCGACAAGGTAGAAATAATAAGTCGACCTTTGGGGGCAAAAAATCACCTTTGACATGTGAGattcagacaaaaaaaacacgAGCACGTAGATTTGTATTTGCGTTGTAGTTAGTATTTGTTTTATCTACTACCTCCGATTATAGAGTTTCGActgatttcatattttaattaacaGTTGATTTTACAcgtataaataaattttcttcaATGAAGTCGAGCAAGTGAGAAACTTCGTTCTTCTAAATTGCACGGCATCATTTTACACACTCTCTTTCTCTATTAATGAGAAAGTaacaccaaacaaaaaaaaaagaggaaattTACATACATCTTCGAAGAAATGAGTAACCAGACAGACCACCATTGACTTAAAAGTCTtaacataaagaaaaataaacaaacaccATTAACGTGCCAAAAGAGAGGTCTTCAATTACATTGAAAATTAAACCAACAATACAAGTCTTTGTAATAGTCTTTGATTATATAGgtatcttttgttttcttccgTCAGTCAACTCATTAGACATGagtcaattatatattttcaaaaagtttttagtATGTATTTCTGCGAATCATAGATACACGTCCATGACTACATACATAACAATTGTTAATACGGAAATACCTTTTGGGAGAGTGACAGCTAGAAATGAAGAAGCAACACATGACCAAGTAGTAATTATTAATAATGGAACGCAATGATGTTATTTTCTGAATACGTACATGCATATGTAGTAGATACAATTATCAACATCTAGTACTACTAGTACTCTTCTGTAAATTTCTCAGAAAAAGTCATGTAACTAATGTTATcaagtattattatttttgtattggtTCGAGAAGAATAAAAAGGAGCACGTGCTCAGCAGAGTTAGTATATAGATCGTTTGCTCGCTTCCGATTTTCTCTCAATACAAACAAATCTCGAGGAGGGGGCGCCAAAGGTTAAACTGCATCACCGGCTTTTACAGATTTCTCCCGACGAAGATCCGTCTCTTCAACGATCAACGACGACGACAAAAAAATGCTAATGAAAACTCAAAGACTCACTGTCTCTCCTGTCTTTCCACGAAATCCCATTAAATCTCACCAACCACTTATCCGTTGTCTCGGCGGAGACTCGAGAAAACTCGGTGGGATCACCACAGCAGCTGCTCCGATTTTCCAGGGAAAGCCGGTGGTGACTCGCCGGGGGATAGAAATCAGGCGAATTACTACGAGGAACTGCGTCGAAAATGATGGCGGGATCGGCGGCGGCGaaattgaaaaagaagaagaagaagagaacaagagCGTATGGGAACAGATGAAAGAGATCGTGAAGTTCACAGGTCCAGCGATGGGGATGTGGGTTTGTGGTCCGTTGATGAGTCTCATCGACACGGTGGTTATCGGCCAAGGTAGCTCCGTCGAACTCGCCGCCCTTGGTACGCCTTTCTATAAAACTTTACCTCATATCtgatttttgtattttcttttacatcatttttaaaagtttacatactttatatgattatattCGATAGTACATACCGGACGAACCGAACTTGTCTCCAATAGTACATTTGGATAGTTTAGTCTCTTCAGAAATTGGTCCCATGTTGACCAATAATAATAACAGATCTTAGGTAAGTGTCCCTTCTACCAGTTTTAAAGCTCATTATTACATCTGTCGGTTCACCAAATTTTAACGTGTTTGTAATGTCAAAATTGTACCGTACCCAACTGCAAGATATAAGCTTTACTttgacaccaaaaaaaaaaaaaactttacttgCACATATATTCTTATACTTGTTATCATTTTCTCCTTTTTGGTTATCAAAATTTCGtaacacagaaaaaaaatattttaaattatttgattgaGATTATGATGCGGaatgactaaaaatattaacactCCAATAAATTGTGAAAGCGAGTGCTTAATTAGTTACCGGTTTAATAGGACCGGGGACAGTACTATGCGATCACATGAGTTACGTCTTCATGTTCCTCTCCGTGGCTACATCCAATATGGTCGCTACTTCTCTTGCCAAACAGGTTAGTTCTATTTCCCTGTTTCTTGTGTACCAAGTTTTAAAACTACTTCTCTCTCTAACAttcattttgtgtgtgttttcttaCAGGACAAGAAGGAAGCACAACATCAAATCTCTGTCTTGCTCTTCATTGGATTGGTTTGTGGACTTATGATGCTTTTGTTGACTAGATTATTCGGACCTTGGGCTGTTACTGGTAAACCTTTTTTCACCACCAAAATAAATCTGATACATTTGTAAGTAAtgtatttaaactttttttttgcagctttTACTAGAGGGAAAAACATTGAGATTGTTCCTGCAGCCAATACATACGTtcaggttcttttttttttgtttatttattttatcatattctCTGTTTCAAATTCCTGCTAAATGAAtgatgtctctctctctctaaccggagtctctctgtttttgaagattCGAGGCTTAGCGTGGCCTTTTATTCTTGTTGGATTGGTTGCTCAAAGCGCAAGGTTTCTTTTgactttttcttcttattaacTTAGCTTCAAAATTCGCCCTGTATTACTCAACTGATGAGAGAGAATCTCTGTCTCAGTCTTGGAATGAAGAACTCATGGGGACCTCTTAAGGCCTTAGCAGCAGCAACTGTCATTAACGGTCTTGGAGATACGATCCTATGCTTGTTTCTCGGACAAGGTATCGCCGGAGCTGCTTGGGCAACAACCATCTCTCAGGTAACTTAAAAATTATAACCCTAAACTagtaaaatgtaaattaaaaatgcaGAAGGAAAGGAATTCATAATGGGATTGTGTGTTGTTATAAGGTTGTTTCGGCTTATATGATGATGGATTCTCTGAACAAAGAAGGCTACAATGCTTACTCCTTTGCGGTGCCTACACCTCAAGAACTATGGAAGATCTCTGCACTTGCCGCACCTGTTTTTATCTCAATTTTCTCCAAGATTGCTTTCTACTCTTTCATCATCTACTGCGCCACCTCCATGGGAACTCACGTTTTAGCAGCTCATCAAGTATATTACGagacatatatgtatatgtaccCTTAAACGATGTTaatgttgtatatttattttatttttttctggtttttgttTGAGTAGGTGATGGCTCAGACGTACAGGATGTGCAATGTATGGGGTGAGCCATTATCTCAAACGGCTCAGTCATTTATGCCTGAGATGTTATACGGTGCGAACCGTAACCTTCCCAAAGCAAGAACGTTGCTCAAGTCCCTAATGATTATTGGAGCGACACTTGGATTAGTCTTGGGAATTATAGGAACATCTGTTCCAGGCCTGTTTCCTGGTGTCTACACACATGATAAAGTCATCATAACCGAGGTCTGTTGCTTTTTTCAAACCAAACATTTGTGTTTTGGAACCCCTAACTTGAGATCTTAACTATGATTTCTTGGATCTGGTGGCAGATGCATAGATTGCTTATACCATTCTTCATGGCGTTGTCTGCATTGCCAATGACTGTATCCCTGGAGGGTACATTGCTGGTAATATTATAAGATCTCTTTGTTCTATTTCTTGGGAAGAAGCAATCAATTGAATAGATCTACAAATGCTTGAAGTAAACTTTGTTTATTGTTGTTAAATAGGCGGGACGTGATCTGAAATTTGTCAGCTCGGTGATGAGTTCAAGCTTCGTTCTTGGTTGTCTTACACTAATGGTAACCTTCCATAAACCCTAATTAGAATATTACATAACAACGAGGAGACTTTGAGCTTCCCTAAAAGTGTTTTATGTATTTGTTGGTGACGATGACAACAGTTTGTGACACGAAGTGGCTATGGTTTAGTCGGCTGTTGGATGGTTCTCGTCGGTTTTCAAtgggtaaatttttatttttttatatacaaacaTAGTTTTGTAATCAGAGAGAGATTCTGGTATCATCCAAATAATATGTATAAACATGAATTGAATGGCATGCAGGGACGGTTCGGACTGTATCTACGGAGGCTTCTTTCACCTGGAGGGATACTTAACACGGATGTGCTGACGACTAAGAAGATCAAATCAGtttaaactctctctctctctctctcaatcatgATTTTTGTTGCCGAGAGCCAGCCAGCCATCTCTAAGGGTTTTGCCAATACAATggctatttttattattttttacatataattaagtaacaaaagaaaaaaaagcatttGAGCTCTGAAAATGGCTATGTAAATTTCAGTTGCTAATAGAAACACCgagttatgaaaaaataatactaGATAGTAGATACACAAGCTTGAAGACATGTTAAAAACATTGCCACATTTTATCATTTTTCAGCAATAACAACGAACATGATTATTTGCTTCTCAGGATTGAGATACATTGTTACGTTATTTTTGACTCTTTTCACAAATCATAATAGACCAGTAATGTGATTGTTAGTATGCTTGAAGATGATTGATAACTATTAGAGATACGTTGGGTcggaagatatgtatcttaCCGACTAAGTATGTGAAGCCCGTGAAATCCATGAAAACTCTCAagactaaaaagaaaaatttgaaaaGCAAGTTAATTTCAAGATAttcttaatatatttacattaagtGTTTAGGAAAATTAGCATTATCTAGGattaacattatgttaatgttaatGTTATATATACAAATTGTATTCTCATATCAAacaaaatacaataatatatcatattatattttactttacaATGTCTAtgcttatatttttttatcactAAAAACAAGTTCTTTTGCATATCCACCGTTCCCATCTGTCAAAAGGTTATTTGAATGTTCGCTGTATACGAGGTTCCTGGATCATAAGCTGTTGTCATCAAAACAAGACAGCCCTTGGAAAATATTTTCCCACTGGTTTATTCAATAAGGCTTAGTTACCCGAGTCAAGGAATTTGCGATATTAATCTAAAGGTTTTAACTGACCATATATTCCCTTGAAAATACATCTTTATTATTCAACAAAACCAAATTACTTGTTATATTGTTGACGACCACCCAAATGGAGTTTGACGCTCTAAATCAAAATTCTTGTTGAGAAACGAATTCTTTCCTTATTAAAAACAAAGAttagaaaaaaaggaaacaaatgataaaatgagaaacagagacaacaagtTGGTTTGGATTCGTAATTACCCCAGCCAACaaccaaagagaaaaaaaaaacaagagtccaaccaacaaaataaaaaaaaaggttttaggAGAAGGGCTTTTGTTCCCAAAAGCCTTGATGCTCGTATTGAGAAGAAGAACCATGGTAAACcccatttttattattattagtaaaaatatcATCATAGGAGACACAGGAAGGATCTTCAAGCAAATCCTCCACTCTCCAGCCCGGTAACGTTTCCATCAAATACTCTGATATACTGCCAGAACACGAATCGCTAGCTTGCTCCTCTAGCCCATAATAGTAGTTGCTTGTAGTCGTGGAATGAGAGCTCCCAAATACCTCACTAGAGGCCGAGCTTGGGACCTCCCCCCATACCGATTTGGGTCGAGTTTTGGCCCGGCCCAATGCCACTGCAGAGTTAGAGTTGGAGGCTGTCGTCGGGTACGAGGATGGAGAGGATGAGAGCTTGAT contains these protein-coding regions:
- the LOC130508303 gene encoding protein DETOXIFICATION 47, chloroplastic-like, with amino-acid sequence MLMKTQRLTVSPVFPRNPIKSHQPLIRCLGGDSRKLGGITTAAAPIFQGKPVVTRRGIEIRRITTRNCVENDGGIGGGEIEKEEEEENKSVWEQMKEIVKFTGPAMGMWVCGPLMSLIDTVVIGQGSSVELAALGPGTVLCDHMSYVFMFLSVATSNMVATSLAKQDKKEAQHQISVLLFIGLVCGLMMLLLTRLFGPWAVTAFTRGKNIEIVPAANTYVQIRGLAWPFILVGLVAQSASLGMKNSWGPLKALAAATVINGLGDTILCLFLGQGIAGAAWATTISQVVSAYMMMDSLNKEGYNAYSFAVPTPQELWKISALAAPVFISIFSKIAFYSFIIYCATSMGTHVLAAHQVMAQTYRMCNVWGEPLSQTAQSFMPEMLYGANRNLPKARTLLKSLMIIGATLGLVLGIIGTSVPGLFPGVYTHDKVIITEMHRLLIPFFMALSALPMTVSLEGTLLAGRDLKFVSSVMSSSFVLGCLTLMFVTRSGYGLVGCWMVLVGFQWGRFGLYLRRLLSPGGILNTDVLTTKKIKSV
- the LOC108840819 gene encoding B-box zinc finger protein 20-like; amino-acid sequence: MKIWCDMCDKEEASVFCCADEAALCNGCDHHVHFANKLAGKHLRFSLTSPTFKDAPLCDICGERRALLFCQEDRAILCRECDIPIHQANEHTKKHNRFLLTGIKLSSSPSSYPTTASNSNSAVALGRAKTRPKSVWGEVPSSASSEVFGSSHSTTTSNYYYGLEEQASDSCSGSISEYLMETLPGWRVEDLLEDPSCVSYDDIFTNNNKNGVYHGSSSQYEHQGFWEQKPFS